A window from Victivallis lenta encodes these proteins:
- a CDS encoding lysozyme inhibitor LprI family protein, translated as MRKTFVGIALLLCAGCVQVLQWDTAERQTVEAEHENAITQIELTGAAGELATIAEEQAATALDYKLSTLSQAERIKLLIDQAEWQRWVDRRNAEFMGDGSIAPMLRYGREESRLKNRFLELTVPEEVRQAFIAMRNAPVRFQNQTISLNHGELDFVIPENKRNEFTLEFETIAQLNIPFCREIKNGKDTFLIGVIEPTNFGVVSSFGEGTESNLCIWKNGANIANYLVGRKITVQNISISQGMVEVSFLDQGGKLHQKKFDCQTTNDDPILINHWTTERIN; from the coding sequence ATGAGGAAAACTTTTGTCGGGATAGCATTACTTCTGTGCGCTGGTTGTGTTCAAGTTCTACAATGGGATACAGCTGAACGACAAACCGTAGAAGCTGAGCATGAAAATGCAATAACACAAATTGAGCTGACCGGAGCCGCAGGAGAACTGGCGACAATTGCGGAAGAACAGGCGGCTACCGCTCTCGACTATAAGCTCTCCACACTCTCCCAAGCCGAACGTATCAAACTTCTCATAGACCAAGCCGAATGGCAACGGTGGGTAGATCGTCGCAATGCCGAATTCATGGGCGATGGTTCTATTGCTCCAATGCTCCGGTATGGACGAGAAGAATCCCGTTTGAAGAATCGTTTTTTAGAATTGACCGTTCCAGAGGAAGTGCGTCAAGCATTTATCGCCATGCGGAATGCACCTGTTCGCTTTCAGAATCAAACAATTTCTTTGAATCACGGTGAATTGGATTTCGTAATTCCCGAGAACAAGCGGAATGAATTCACATTGGAATTTGAAACCATTGCTCAGCTTAACATTCCTTTCTGCCGTGAGATAAAAAACGGGAAAGACACGTTCTTGATCGGCGTGATCGAACCAACCAACTTCGGGGTGGTATCATCGTTTGGCGAAGGCACAGAATCCAATTTGTGTATCTGGAAAAATGGGGCGAATATTGCCAATTACCTCGTTGGCAGAAAAATCACAGTTCAAAATATTTCTATCTCCCAAGGGATGGTAGAAGTGTCTTTTCTTGACCAAGGCGGTAAACTCCATCAGAAGAAATTCGACTGTCAAACCACCAATGACGACCCGATTCTGATCAATCATTGGACAACGGAGCGGATCAATTGA
- a CDS encoding recombinase family protein, translating into MKKWIRFEGEKALIFENVLERQEMEEKMRCVIYSRVSTEEQTTDNQLRQLREYADRQSWNIIEEIQDVASGGKSAEERQGLKKVFTMARQRKFDVLLFWSLDRFSREGSRKTLEYLTKLDNYHTKWHSYTEEYISSLGIFADAIISLMACLAKQERIRISERTKAGLARVKAKGKILGRPTDVIADTEQIRELRRSGHSLSEISRITGVSKTRVHRLLSA; encoded by the coding sequence TTGAAAAAATGGATTCGTTTTGAGGGTGAAAAAGCATTGATTTTCGAGAACGTTTTGGAACGACAGGAAATGGAGGAAAAAATGCGTTGTGTTATATACAGTCGAGTTTCAACGGAAGAGCAGACCACCGATAATCAGCTTCGGCAGTTGAGGGAATATGCGGATCGGCAAAGTTGGAATATCATTGAAGAAATCCAAGATGTCGCCAGTGGGGGAAAATCCGCAGAAGAACGCCAAGGGCTCAAAAAAGTTTTTACCATGGCACGACAACGGAAATTCGATGTTCTGTTATTTTGGTCGTTGGATCGGTTCAGCCGTGAGGGTAGCCGGAAAACTCTTGAATATTTGACAAAACTTGATAATTACCATACAAAGTGGCATTCCTACACGGAGGAGTATATTTCTTCTTTGGGAATTTTCGCCGATGCGATCATTTCGCTGATGGCATGTCTAGCAAAACAAGAACGGATCAGAATCAGCGAACGTACTAAGGCTGGGTTGGCAAGGGTGAAAGCCAAGGGGAAAATTCTCGGTCGTCCTACGGATGTGATCGCCGACACCGAACAGATCAGAGAACTTCGACGGAGTGGACATTCTTTATCAGAAATTTCAAGAATTACCGGGGTATCAAAAACTCGTGTTCATCGACTTCTCTCCGCTTGA
- a CDS encoding class II glutamine amidotransferase, producing the protein MCGQCGLILGQKRRTRKELETLSSIFTNLLLLNEARGRDATGIYMGNKDGSGQILKDAVPANFFVKSARFRELMSSFDNSISVFVGHTRWRTVGTPTVSFNNHPIEADFFVGTHNGTILNHKELFFRYNWKRSGQVDSEAIFRMADVSLGNNKLLNMESFTGGLREFIGTMSFIMQNKYDPASLYIGIGNMPLHFLFHKKFRCYCYSSDPAMLVHATGNMPDWKIVELPKRKLYQFDVPTLKLRKSISMLFCSSRAYQSLV; encoded by the coding sequence ATGTGCGGTCAGTGTGGTTTGATCTTGGGGCAAAAGCGCAGGACACGGAAAGAGCTGGAAACTCTTTCCAGCATATTTACAAACCTGCTTTTGTTAAATGAGGCTCGTGGACGTGATGCCACAGGTATTTATATGGGGAATAAAGATGGTTCGGGGCAAATTCTGAAAGACGCCGTTCCCGCCAATTTTTTTGTGAAGTCGGCGAGGTTTCGGGAGTTGATGAGTTCATTTGATAATTCTATCTCTGTCTTTGTTGGACATACCCGCTGGAGGACGGTGGGGACTCCGACGGTCAGTTTCAATAATCATCCGATTGAAGCCGATTTTTTTGTCGGAACTCACAACGGAACAATCCTGAATCACAAGGAACTGTTTTTCCGGTATAACTGGAAAAGATCGGGGCAGGTCGATTCGGAAGCGATATTCAGAATGGCTGATGTGTCCTTGGGGAATAACAAGCTGTTGAACATGGAAAGTTTTACCGGAGGGCTTCGGGAGTTCATCGGAACCATGAGCTTTATTATGCAGAACAAGTATGATCCAGCTTCGCTCTATATCGGAATCGGTAACATGCCGCTTCATTTCCTTTTTCATAAAAAATTCCGGTGCTACTGCTACTCCAGTGATCCTGCAATGCTGGTTCACGCAACAGGCAATATGCCGGATTGGAAAATTGTGGAACTTCCGAAACGCAAACTCTACCAATTTGATGTTCCGACTCTGAAACTGAGAAAATCCATATCAATGCTTTTTTGTTCTTCCAGAGCCTACCAGAGCCTTGTATGA
- a CDS encoding amidoligase family protein, translated as MDKIAELSGMRFGVEIETIGISRKDTVSAIWRVVGGEIGHEGGSYDKWHCIALDGRKWNAVSDASIGRGNAEVVSPILNYPDDISVLQNVIRAIRKAGGKVNSSCGIHVHVDASSLNGRQLGNLAKIVYKQEPLILHALQISQSRLNSYTKPTEENFIADINKHRPQSLTELCQLWYGENNLDEMRHTHYHSSRYHGVNFHSLLYRGTVEFRWFESTLHAGKVKSYIQYCLLLVNRAREVKFAASKKRCLSMESAKYDLRVHLLRIGAIGDEYKTMRHFLLENMPGSASHKHTPEPKVA; from the coding sequence ATGGACAAAATTGCAGAACTCTCTGGAATGCGGTTTGGGGTGGAAATTGAAACCATTGGAATTTCAAGAAAAGACACCGTTTCAGCCATTTGGAGAGTGGTTGGCGGCGAGATTGGACATGAGGGCGGCAGCTATGATAAATGGCACTGCATAGCTCTTGACGGTCGTAAATGGAATGCAGTTTCCGATGCTTCGATTGGTCGTGGGAATGCGGAGGTCGTTTCTCCGATTTTGAACTATCCTGACGACATTTCAGTTCTGCAAAATGTGATTCGAGCAATCAGAAAAGCTGGCGGCAAAGTCAATTCGAGCTGTGGTATTCATGTCCATGTCGATGCCTCCAGCCTCAATGGGCGGCAATTGGGAAACCTTGCAAAAATTGTTTACAAGCAAGAACCGCTGATTCTGCATGCGCTCCAAATTTCGCAATCACGCTTAAATAGCTACACAAAGCCGACAGAGGAGAATTTTATTGCCGATATCAACAAACATCGTCCGCAATCACTGACTGAACTTTGTCAACTGTGGTATGGGGAGAATAACCTTGATGAAATGAGGCATACGCACTATCATTCGAGCCGGTATCATGGAGTAAATTTTCATTCATTGCTGTATAGGGGAACTGTTGAGTTCAGATGGTTTGAATCGACATTGCATGCCGGAAAGGTGAAATCCTATATCCAATATTGTCTTCTGCTTGTCAACCGTGCAAGAGAAGTGAAATTCGCTGCCTCAAAGAAGCGTTGCCTCTCCATGGAATCGGCAAAGTATGATTTGAGAGTTCACCTCTTGAGAATCGGAGCCATTGGCGATGAATATAAAACCATGAGGCATTTTTTACTTGAAAACATGCCGGGGAGCGCCAGTCATAAGCATACTCCCGAACCAAAGGTTGCGTAA
- a CDS encoding class I SAM-dependent methyltransferase: MKEHFNWRRNEFQQIGTDYGSIDEVAAYDARMRKMRDVDAENRMILDAIRLKKESAVLEIGMGTGAFARAAAKVCAHVTALDVSTMMIDYASSKAREEKLENIDFYHAGFLSFDYPPQAYDAVVTGMALHHLPDVWKMVALEKIFSSLKAGGFFYLLDVVFDWGNGSPEEYFQRIIESEFEARPNLSRHISQEFSTTGWIMTGLLTRAGFIIESDVQSRGFLRSYCCRKPEKSRF; the protein is encoded by the coding sequence ATGAAAGAACATTTCAATTGGCGGCGTAATGAATTTCAGCAGATCGGGACCGATTACGGTTCGATCGACGAGGTTGCCGCATACGATGCCCGGATGCGCAAGATGCGCGATGTCGATGCGGAGAATCGGATGATTCTCGATGCGATCAGGCTGAAGAAGGAAAGCGCGGTGCTTGAAATCGGCATGGGGACGGGTGCATTTGCCCGTGCGGCGGCGAAGGTCTGTGCGCATGTGACGGCGCTTGACGTCTCGACGATGATGATCGACTATGCTTCATCGAAAGCGCGTGAGGAAAAGCTGGAAAATATTGATTTTTACCATGCCGGTTTTCTGAGTTTCGATTATCCGCCGCAGGCTTATGATGCTGTGGTGACCGGGATGGCGCTGCACCACCTGCCGGATGTCTGGAAGATGGTGGCGTTGGAGAAAATCTTTTCTTCGTTGAAGGCGGGCGGTTTTTTTTATCTGCTTGACGTGGTGTTCGACTGGGGGAACGGGAGTCCGGAAGAGTACTTTCAGCGCATCATTGAGTCGGAATTTGAAGCGCGTCCGAACCTTTCGCGCCACATTTCGCAGGAGTTCAGTACGACCGGCTGGATTATGACCGGACTTCTGACCCGTGCAGGATTCATCATCGAATCGGATGTGCAGAGCCGTGGTTTCCTCCGCAGCTACTGTTGCCGGAAGCCTGAAAAATCGCGTTTTTGA
- a CDS encoding EamA family transporter: MIFGILSGFAAATFQSGGYILARIYIKKRNDPLELMVIAQLLIALFSIPLLLLLWRNGFWGNWHWVVPMCLTAIGTTGGELMFFRAERSIAPSRLSSLLGLRVALLAIVSASIGLEHYNLLQCGGIVLAAASAFVMNYQNGRLNFKGMPNVFAALAFYCLSDLSIKYMIDGITAPSLWHSALIAVCCINLLIGTVLLPFLFVLKIRARNFLPATPYAATWLVKQLFLYLCYAMVGPVFGNVVMASRGPIAIVLTLILLHLGVRDIEQPKALSVWVRRGVATLMMAAAIVLYSVA; this comes from the coding sequence ATGATATTCGGGATTTTATCGGGGTTCGCCGCCGCCACGTTCCAATCCGGCGGGTACATTCTGGCACGCATCTACATCAAAAAACGCAACGATCCGCTGGAGCTGATGGTCATTGCGCAGCTGCTGATCGCCCTGTTCAGCATTCCGCTTCTTCTGCTGCTCTGGCGCAACGGCTTCTGGGGAAACTGGCACTGGGTCGTGCCGATGTGTCTGACCGCGATCGGCACGACCGGGGGAGAACTCATGTTCTTCCGCGCCGAACGCAGCATCGCGCCGTCGCGGCTGTCATCCCTGCTCGGACTGCGCGTCGCGCTGCTCGCCATCGTCTCGGCCTCCATCGGACTCGAACACTACAATCTGCTCCAGTGCGGCGGGATCGTGCTGGCCGCCGCATCGGCGTTCGTCATGAACTACCAGAACGGCCGGCTCAATTTCAAGGGAATGCCGAACGTCTTCGCCGCCCTCGCCTTCTACTGCCTGTCGGACCTGTCGATCAAGTACATGATCGACGGCATCACCGCTCCGTCGCTCTGGCACTCCGCCCTGATCGCGGTCTGCTGCATCAATCTCCTGATCGGGACCGTGCTGCTGCCGTTCCTGTTCGTACTGAAAATCCGTGCGCGGAATTTCCTGCCGGCGACACCGTATGCGGCAACCTGGCTCGTCAAGCAGCTGTTTCTGTATCTCTGCTATGCGATGGTCGGCCCGGTGTTCGGCAACGTCGTCATGGCAAGCCGCGGCCCGATCGCAATCGTGCTGACGCTGATCCTGCTCCACCTCGGCGTCCGGGATATCGAACAGCCGAAGGCGCTTTCGGTATGGGTTCGCCGCGGCGTCGCCACGCTGATGATGGCCGCCGCGATCGTCCTCTACTCGGTCGCCTGA
- a CDS encoding nucleoside hydrolase has product MNFNEKSYTVPAGACPVPVILDTDTYNEIDDQFALVYALLTPECINLRGVTAAPFLNSRSTSAADGMEKSYREIVRIIDLMGFGGRVPAYRGATAFLPDRMTPVRSEAVDFIIAEAKRARGRGEKLFVVAIGAITNLASALLIAPDIAGDIVVVWLGGHDHKQAHNREFNLYEDVPAAQVVIDSAAPFVRVPCDHVASALTMQPEELERELADCGEPGRYLCTIFRDYVEEHKSVDKVIWDISAVSYLTSPQSTEWEIIPRERLEDDSSWSFPETACRMLIARKIDRAALFNDIYTRLRAHVKAAGR; this is encoded by the coding sequence ATGAATTTCAATGAAAAGAGCTATACCGTGCCGGCCGGCGCCTGTCCCGTGCCGGTGATTCTGGATACCGACACCTATAACGAGATCGACGATCAGTTCGCGCTCGTCTACGCGCTGCTGACGCCGGAGTGCATCAACCTGCGCGGTGTGACGGCGGCTCCGTTTCTGAACAGCCGTTCGACCTCCGCCGCCGACGGGATGGAGAAGAGTTACCGGGAAATTGTCCGGATCATCGACCTCATGGGCTTCGGCGGCCGGGTTCCCGCTTATCGCGGTGCAACGGCGTTTCTGCCTGACCGGATGACGCCGGTTCGTTCCGAGGCGGTCGATTTCATCATCGCCGAGGCGAAGCGGGCCCGGGGACGCGGCGAAAAACTGTTCGTCGTTGCGATCGGCGCGATCACGAACCTCGCATCGGCGCTCCTGATCGCGCCGGACATCGCGGGCGATATTGTCGTTGTCTGGCTCGGCGGCCACGATCATAAGCAGGCTCACAACCGTGAATTCAACCTGTATGAGGATGTTCCGGCCGCGCAGGTCGTGATCGATTCGGCGGCGCCGTTCGTGCGGGTTCCATGCGATCACGTGGCCAGCGCGCTGACGATGCAGCCCGAAGAACTTGAGCGCGAGCTGGCCGACTGCGGCGAGCCGGGGCGGTATCTCTGCACGATCTTCCGCGATTACGTCGAGGAGCACAAATCCGTGGACAAGGTGATCTGGGACATTTCGGCGGTTTCGTACCTGACCAGCCCGCAGTCGACCGAATGGGAGATCATTCCGCGCGAACGGCTTGAGGACGACAGCTCCTGGAGTTTTCCCGAAACCGCCTGCCGGATGCTGATCGCGCGGAAGATTGACCGTGCCGCGCTGTTCAACGACATCTACACCCGTCTCCGGGCGCACGTGAAAGCGGCGGGCCGCTGA
- a CDS encoding AraC family transcriptional regulator yields MKAELLYSGRYSGSRNTALHRHDGAELVLVTGGRCGNVVPGGSLSADPGGVFVIPPGLPHRQIDFGEVGTVYLVFEPADTAFDLSFRVIDASRDAFVPVWIGQIDALYRQKAPEECGALLSLLLGHLHRLETAVNALPMLPESIAAAIEYLSGHFAEPFSVAGIAERSSLSPSYFNALFRRHTGQSPAGYVRKLRLAYARRLLLGSRLSITEVGEQCGYPNPNYFVRLFREHHGCTPGAYRAGEGARADNLD; encoded by the coding sequence ATGAAAGCGGAACTTCTTTACAGCGGCCGGTATTCCGGCAGCCGGAACACGGCGCTGCACCGGCACGACGGCGCGGAGCTGGTTCTGGTCACCGGCGGACGGTGCGGCAACGTCGTGCCGGGCGGTTCCCTGTCGGCCGATCCCGGCGGCGTCTTCGTCATTCCGCCGGGGCTGCCGCACCGGCAGATCGATTTCGGGGAGGTCGGCACGGTCTATCTCGTATTCGAACCGGCGGATACGGCGTTCGACCTCTCCTTCCGGGTCATCGATGCGTCGCGCGACGCCTTCGTCCCGGTCTGGATCGGGCAGATCGATGCGCTCTACCGGCAGAAAGCGCCGGAGGAGTGCGGCGCGCTCCTCTCGCTGCTGCTCGGACACCTGCACCGGCTCGAAACAGCCGTGAACGCACTGCCGATGCTGCCGGAATCAATTGCAGCGGCGATAGAATACCTTTCCGGCCACTTCGCCGAACCGTTCTCCGTTGCCGGAATCGCCGAACGCAGCTCTTTAAGCCCCAGTTATTTCAATGCTCTGTTCCGCCGTCACACCGGGCAGAGCCCGGCCGGATACGTCCGGAAGCTCCGGCTCGCCTATGCGCGCCGGCTCCTGCTCGGCAGCCGTCTTTCCATCACCGAGGTCGGAGAACAGTGCGGCTACCCGAACCCGAACTACTTCGTCCGCCTCTTCCGGGAACACCACGGCTGCACGCCCGGCGCTTACCGGGCCGGAGAGGGCGCCCGGGCCGACAATCTGGACTGA
- a CDS encoding L-fucose isomerase has translation MPKIGIRPTIDGRRKGIRESLETQTMNMAKAAAELIGTLKYPNGKPVECVIADTTIGGVNEAAACAAKFAREGVTATLTVTPCWCYGSETMDMDPLTQKAVWGFNGTERPGAVYLAAVLAAHAQKGLPAFGIYGRDVQAATDTTIPDDVRGKILGFARAAVAVGMMRGKSYLSMGSVAMGIAGSIVDPEFFEDYLNMRCESVDMCEIIRRVNEKIYDEEEFERALAWTKKNCRQYQDIYNGANGKSQADQEKVWEYVVKMTMIGRDLMAGNPELAEKGFREEAEGHNAIAGGFQGQRQWTDHMPNGDFMETVLNSSFDWNGIREAFVLATENDALNGTAMLFGHLLSNSASGFSDVRTYWSKEAVKQATGYDLDVPGLIHLINSGATTMDATGCESLDGKPAMKPFWEISETEAQACLDATSWVPANLGYFRGGGFSSRFLTKGGMPITLSRINRVKGLGPVLQIAEGYTYELPENIHKIIDDRTDPGWPTTWFVPNLTGEGAFKDVYSVMANWGANHGAFNYGHIGADLITLASMLRIPVCMHNVPEDKIFRPAVWNAFGMDKEGADYRACAALGPLYR, from the coding sequence ATGCCGAAGATTGGAATCCGTCCGACGATCGACGGGCGCCGCAAGGGGATCCGGGAGTCGCTCGAAACCCAGACGATGAACATGGCGAAGGCCGCTGCGGAGCTGATCGGTACATTGAAGTACCCGAACGGCAAACCGGTCGAATGCGTGATTGCGGATACGACCATCGGCGGCGTCAACGAAGCTGCCGCCTGCGCAGCGAAGTTTGCGCGCGAGGGCGTCACGGCGACGCTGACCGTCACGCCGTGCTGGTGCTACGGCTCCGAAACGATGGATATGGACCCGCTGACCCAGAAGGCGGTCTGGGGCTTCAACGGTACCGAGCGGCCCGGCGCGGTCTACCTGGCCGCGGTGCTGGCGGCGCATGCGCAGAAAGGACTGCCGGCTTTCGGCATCTACGGGCGCGACGTTCAGGCGGCGACGGATACGACGATTCCGGACGACGTCCGCGGGAAAATTCTCGGGTTTGCGCGCGCCGCGGTCGCGGTCGGCATGATGCGCGGCAAATCGTACCTGTCGATGGGCAGCGTGGCGATGGGCATCGCCGGTTCGATTGTCGATCCCGAATTCTTCGAGGATTATCTGAACATGCGCTGCGAGTCGGTCGACATGTGCGAAATCATCCGCCGCGTCAACGAGAAGATCTATGACGAGGAGGAGTTCGAGCGCGCCCTCGCGTGGACGAAGAAGAACTGCAGACAGTATCAGGACATCTACAACGGCGCGAACGGCAAATCGCAGGCCGATCAGGAGAAGGTCTGGGAGTATGTGGTCAAGATGACCATGATCGGGCGCGACCTCATGGCCGGCAACCCGGAGCTGGCCGAGAAGGGCTTCCGCGAGGAGGCGGAAGGGCACAATGCGATCGCCGGCGGTTTCCAGGGCCAGCGGCAGTGGACCGACCATATGCCGAACGGCGACTTCATGGAGACGGTGCTGAACTCCTCCTTCGACTGGAACGGCATCCGCGAAGCGTTCGTTCTGGCGACCGAGAACGACGCGCTGAACGGGACGGCGATGCTTTTCGGGCATCTGCTCTCCAACAGCGCTTCGGGTTTCAGCGATGTGCGCACCTATTGGAGCAAAGAGGCCGTGAAGCAGGCGACCGGCTACGATCTCGACGTGCCGGGCCTGATCCACCTGATCAACTCCGGCGCCACCACGATGGATGCGACCGGCTGCGAATCGCTGGACGGCAAGCCGGCCATGAAGCCGTTCTGGGAGATCTCCGAAACCGAGGCGCAGGCGTGTCTCGACGCGACCTCGTGGGTTCCGGCGAACCTCGGCTACTTCCGCGGCGGCGGTTTTTCGAGCCGCTTCCTGACGAAGGGCGGCATGCCGATCACGCTTTCGCGCATCAACCGCGTGAAGGGGCTCGGCCCGGTGCTGCAGATTGCGGAAGGCTACACCTACGAGCTGCCGGAGAATATCCACAAGATCATCGACGACCGTACCGATCCGGGCTGGCCGACTACCTGGTTCGTCCCGAACCTGACCGGGGAGGGGGCGTTCAAGGATGTTTACAGCGTCATGGCCAACTGGGGCGCGAACCACGGCGCTTTCAACTACGGCCATATCGGTGCGGACCTGATCACGCTCGCGTCGATGCTGCGGATTCCGGTCTGCATGCACAACGTTCCGGAGGATAAGATCTTCCGTCCGGCGGTCTGGAATGCGTTCGGCATGGATAAGGAGGGCGCCGACTACCGCGCCTGCGCGGCTCTCGGGCCGCTCTACCGCTGA
- a CDS encoding GntR family transcriptional regulator: MKSVLLSERKLAEKRFSCYIGCMESNVIKYQRIAGILRERIRRGIYRPGDKLPSYPQLCELFEVSAMTIRLAVALLANEGLLRRERGRGKGVYVTPPPSAPEKSAPVLRRLCILPAAPTLRSDDPAIQQGVVQAVNAAETSLVLMPALSGAARREYLAHLLDGAGVDGFLINGQIFASGEEAFEVIDSFRERQVRCLLLFSAEDACSRDFLGRNHPGVYIDEQSALASALAVAAAKGKTRLLFAGVDRYSVERSLDVARRSAAGSTFALEPVLFDELAAKSLFREFEKRLLPELDTATTLVLEGSNLPLSYFDALLNARELKPGRDISVFYFEHYCNLDPLFGARYSSVTRPYGELGRAAGLLLERMVLEGTPGEVLRIPADFNDQGTI; encoded by the coding sequence ATGAAATCCGTACTCCTCTCCGAAAGAAAGCTTGCAGAAAAGCGGTTTTCGTGTTACATTGGCTGCATGGAATCGAATGTGATCAAATACCAGCGCATCGCCGGGATTCTGCGGGAGAGAATCCGGCGCGGCATCTACCGCCCCGGCGACAAGCTGCCGAGTTATCCGCAGCTGTGCGAGCTCTTCGAGGTCAGCGCCATGACGATCCGGCTGGCGGTCGCGCTGCTGGCCAACGAAGGGCTGCTGAGGCGCGAGCGCGGCCGAGGGAAGGGGGTCTATGTGACGCCTCCGCCCTCCGCTCCGGAGAAGAGTGCGCCGGTGTTGCGGCGGCTCTGCATCCTGCCCGCCGCGCCGACGCTGCGCAGCGACGATCCGGCGATCCAGCAGGGCGTCGTGCAGGCGGTCAACGCGGCCGAAACGAGCCTCGTGCTGATGCCGGCGCTTTCGGGCGCCGCCCGCCGGGAGTATCTGGCCCATCTGCTCGACGGCGCCGGTGTCGACGGCTTTCTGATCAACGGGCAGATTTTCGCATCGGGGGAGGAGGCGTTCGAGGTGATCGACTCCTTCCGCGAACGGCAGGTTCGCTGCCTGCTGCTGTTTTCGGCGGAGGACGCCTGTTCGCGGGATTTCCTCGGGCGGAATCATCCCGGCGTCTACATCGATGAACAGTCCGCCCTGGCGTCGGCGCTGGCCGTCGCGGCGGCGAAGGGAAAGACGCGGCTGCTGTTCGCCGGGGTGGACCGTTATTCGGTCGAGCGTTCGCTCGATGTGGCGCGGCGTTCGGCGGCCGGTTCAACGTTTGCGCTCGAGCCGGTGCTGTTCGACGAACTGGCGGCGAAGTCTCTGTTCCGGGAGTTCGAAAAACGGCTGCTGCCGGAGCTGGACACAGCTACGACGCTCGTGCTTGAAGGGAGCAACCTGCCGCTGTCGTATTTCGACGCGCTGCTGAATGCGAGGGAATTGAAACCGGGCAGGGATATATCGGTGTTCTATTTCGAACACTACTGCAACCTCGATCCTCTCTTCGGGGCGCGGTACAGCTCGGTGACCCGGCCGTACGGGGAACTGGGCCGGGCGGCCGGACTGCTGCTGGAACGGATGGTGCTCGAAGGAACGCCGGGCGAAGTGCTGCGCATCCCGGCCGATTTCAACGACCAGGGGACGATCTGA